GCCGTCCAGGCGAATTAGGTCCAGCCCCTCGTCCTCAGGGAAAGGCGGCAGGGCCAGCGCGGCGGTGGTGCGCTTTCCGGTGATCTCGACCACGGCGCCCTCTTCCACGCCGAGCCGGTCGAAGGTCTTGCGTCCCAGCCGCGCCACGCCCTTGCCCACGTCCTGCCCCTTGGCGCCCTGCACCTGCACCCGGATGGCCTTGCCGGGCTGTTCCTGCTGCTCCTGATCCGGCATCCGCGCTCGCTCCCGTGTGGTCGTTCCGTGGTGTCGATGCCCGTGCTGGCGCCCCATCTCGCAAGCGGCGGTCCGCTCGCGCAACCCCTGTCCGTACGGAAACTTGGCTGATACCCTGTCGGACGAGGCGGTGCGACGTGTGGCTCGTGTGTGAGGGCGATGACGGAACACGTGGACGTGGTGGTGATCGGCGGCGGCCAGGCGGGGCTGGCTGTGGGCTACTACCTGCGCCGGACGCCGCTGTCGTGGGTCGTCCTGGATGCGCAGGACGGGCCGGGCGGAGCGTGGCGGCACGGGTGGCACGGCCTGCGCCTGTTTTCCCCCGCGCGGTTCAGCTCGCTTCCCGGATGGGTGATGCCGGGCGGCACCGATGACTATCCCTCGCGTGCGGAGGTGCTGGACTACCTGACCGCGTACGAGCGGCGGTACGAGCTGCCCGTCCGCCGCCTCGTCCGCGTCGACGCCGTCCACCGCGAGGGCAATGGCTTCCGCGTCGTGGCGGATGCGGGCACCTGGCGCACGCGGGCAGTGGTGAGCGCGACGGGCACGTGGAGCCGGCCGTTCATCCCGGATGTTCCCGGCCGCGACGACTTCCAGGGCGTGCAACTCCACTCCGCGCGGTACGCCACGCCCGATGCGTTCGCGGGCAAGCGGGTGCTGGTTGTGGGCGGCGGCAACTCGGGCGCGCAGATCCTGGCGGAGGTGTCGCGGGTGGCGGATGCCACGTGGGTGACGCTGGCGGAGCCCGCCTTTCTGCCGGACTGGGTGGACGGCCGGTACCTGTTCGGCCAGGCGACGGCGGCGTATCGGGCGCTGCAGGAGGGCAGGGAACCACCGCCACGCGTGGAGCTGGGCGACATCGTGATGGTGCCGCCGGTGCGCGAAGCGCGGGACCGCGGGGCGCTGGGGTCCGTTCGCCCCTTCGTGCGGATGACGGCGGGCGGCGTGGTGTGGCCGGACGGGCGTGAGGAGCCGGTGGACGCGGTGATCTGGTGCACGGGATTCCGCCCCGCGCTGGACCACCTGCGGCCGCTGGATGTGACGGATGCGGAAGGGCAGATCGCCGTGGAGGGAACGCGCTCGGTCCGCGAGCCGCGGCTGTGGCTGGTGGGCTACGGCAACTGGACCGGCTTCGCCTCCGCCACCCTGATCGGCGTGGGCCGAACCGCGCGCGCCACGGTCGCCGAGATTGCGGCCGAACTGGCCTGAGCCGGGGCGCGCCACATGCCGTAACCCACGCCAAAGCAAGCCAGTCCGCGAAGGCGGACTTCGTGTGGTCGTTGCAGCGAATTCGTTCGCATCCGGAAACAGGGCTTTTTGCCCGGGTCAGTGTCCGCTCGAGTGCATCGTTGGCAGAGGATTCATACCAGTGCCGATCGTTCTG
This sequence is a window from Longimicrobium sp.. Protein-coding genes within it:
- a CDS encoding ArsO family NAD(P)H-dependent flavin-containing monooxygenase, whose product is MTEHVDVVVIGGGQAGLAVGYYLRRTPLSWVVLDAQDGPGGAWRHGWHGLRLFSPARFSSLPGWVMPGGTDDYPSRAEVLDYLTAYERRYELPVRRLVRVDAVHREGNGFRVVADAGTWRTRAVVSATGTWSRPFIPDVPGRDDFQGVQLHSARYATPDAFAGKRVLVVGGGNSGAQILAEVSRVADATWVTLAEPAFLPDWVDGRYLFGQATAAYRALQEGREPPPRVELGDIVMVPPVREARDRGALGSVRPFVRMTAGGVVWPDGREEPVDAVIWCTGFRPALDHLRPLDVTDAEGQIAVEGTRSVREPRLWLVGYGNWTGFASATLIGVGRTARATVAEIAAELA